TACTCCAATTGTTGTAAACGGCGTAATTCTCACAGATACAGCAAGACACTATCTTGTAGGTATGATGATCATAATGTCTGTATACATGATAGGAAGGGCGGTCAATACAGTAACGATCAACGGAGTTCTTGATGGCGGCGGAGACACGCTTTTTGACATGTACAGTCTTATTGTCACAATGTGGTGTATTGCGATTCCGCTGGCACTTGCCGGAGCTTTTGTATTCCACTGGTCTCCTCTTCTGGTTTATGCCTGCACCTGCCTTGATGAAGTAGGTAAGATTCCGTGGGTAATGTACAGATTCAGGAAATATAAGTGGGTTCAGGACCTTACAAGATAACCTGTAATTTTAAGCGTGTAAAATATAATTTTACAAAATAAATATTTGATAATATAATTTCCTTATAACAATTGTTGTTTTTATGGTAAGGAGATAATTATGGAGTACAGGCAGAATAGAAACGGGGAACCGATATCAATCCTTGGCTATGGATGTATGCGTTTTACTACAAATGGCCTTGGTATAGACATTGATAAGACAGAAAAAGAGATAATGAAAGCCTATGAGATGGGCGTTAATTATTTTGATACTGCTTATGTTTACTCAGGTAGTGAAGCAGCTCTTGGAGAAATCCTTGAACGAAATGGCATCAGAGAAAAGGTAAATATAGCAACCAAGCTTCCTCAGTATCTTGTTGGTAGCAGAGCTGCTCTTGATAAGTATTTTGATGAAGAATTAAAGAGACTTCGTACAACATATGTAGATTATTATCTTATGCACCATATGACAGCCCTGAATCAGTGGGACAAGCTCGAAAGAGTCGGAATCAGAGAATGGGTTGAGGAAAAGAAAAAGAGCGGACAGATCAGGAATATCGGTTTTTCCTATCATGGAAACACAGAGGACTTCATAGGTATCCTTGATTCATACGACTGGGATTTCTGTCAGATTCAGTATAATTACATGGATGAGCATTCTCAGGCAGGTCGTAAGGGACTTGAATATGCAGCCAAGAAGGGAATTCCTGTAGTCATCATGGAGCCTCTTCGCGGAGGTAAGCTTGTTAACCTTCTTCCCAATAAGGCAAAAGAGCTGATAAGAGCGCAGGATACAGGCTATACTCCTGCAGAGTACGGCCTTAGATGGTTATGGAATCAGCCGGAAGTCACATGCGTTTTGTCAGGAATGAACTCAATTGAAATGGTTGAGGAGAATTGCAGGATTGCATCTGATGCAAAGGCAGGCTCTTTTACCCAGGCAGATTTTGAGCTAATAGATCAGGTCAAGAAAATAATATCTGAATCAGAGCTTGTAGGATGTACTGGCTGCAGATATTGTATGCCTTGCCCTAAGGGAGTTGATATTCCTGCATTATTTAGAGTTTACAATATGACTGCCCTTGAGAGTAAATCGGCAGCCAGATTTGAATATGCCCAGACTGTCGGACTTAAGAAAGAGCCGGCATTTGCAACTCAGTGTATAGAATGTGGAAAGTGTGAACAGCATTGTCCTCAGAGCATACCGATCAGGAAGATGATCAAAGAGGCAGACAAGGTCGTACGCCCTCTTCCTTACAAGATTGGAATAGATATAGTCAGAAAGTTCATGCTAAGAGGATAATATCAGACGTCGCCATCCTCAGGTTCGATGCTGATAATATCATCGATAGCAATGACAGACCTGTCCATCAGAATTATAGTGCGGCTTACGGAATCTATTTTCCTGATACTGGCATTTACTGTAACGTAATCACCTCCGGCTTTAAGTGAGTCCGGAACAAAGTAAGTGATCGAAGCTTTTGGATTGGTTGTAATAACTGAATTAAGATTTGACAGTGTTAAGTCGAGCTCAGCCTTTTTTTCTTCGCTGAGCTCGATTTTGTTAACAGTAAGACGGGAAGTTTCATTGACAGCATCGTCATATCCAGTTAGGGCGGCAAAAGGTGCAAACTGCGCAGCCCTGTTTTCAAGAGGCATTGGCGTATGCTTTTTGGAAATTGGCCTGTCCATATATATCATATCTTTGTATTTATCTATACTCATGCCTTGTGTCCACCAATCTGTTTAGCTCTGTCTAGTCCTGTGGCGCCTTCTTCATAGGCAGTTCCACGAACGATCGCAGTCTTTCCGAATTTCTTTTGTATTTCCATAGTAGCCTTCTGAAGCGCCTTGGCCTTGGCATCCTTGGACTCTTTCTCCTTCCTCTCCTGTTCCTTTTTATCATAATCTACAAAAAGAGACAGCTGCTCATAAGAGGATTCTTTTTCCCTGGCTGCATCTGCTTCACTTAGAACATGTGCCGCGACAATATTAATACGTCTTATAAGGAGAGCTTCATTAACCTGTATGTCATAGATCCTAAGAGCACTCTCAATAATGTGACTACTAAGATTTGTAAATTCTTCAAGATTATCACTTCCGTGGGCGTGTACAGGAACAAGACGGCCATAGTAGTCTTTGGCAATTTCTCCGTGATATTTTTTCCTGATCTCAGGGTCATTTAGACTTTCAATGTCATAACCAACAGACAGAACGATCTGGTCTGTAACCTTCTCCTCTTCCATCAGCTGCATTGCAAGGGCTTCAGCCATTTCTTTAACTATTATCCTGCCCTTATCAAAGGTATACGGGCAGTGAAGAACCTGCCCCTGACTGACACTGTTGTTATCGGGTTTGTAGGCCTTGACCATCTCCATTGTGCATGGTTCATAGCCCCAGGCATGGTCAATTAAAAGCTCGGCATTAATACCAAACTGTTTGTAGAGAATATCTTCGTTAAAAAAATCTCTCTCTCCTCCAAGGCTGCATCTAGCGATATCTCCCATGGTTCTGATCCCGAGAGCATTGAGTTTTTTGGTATAACCACGGCCAACTCTCCAAAAGTCAGTAAGAGGTTCATGATCCCACAAAAGCTTTCTGTAGCTGATTTCGTCAAGTTCAGCCATACGCACACCATTTTCATCGGGCATAGTGTGTTTGGCAACAATATCCATAGCTACCTTGGCAAGGTACATATTTGTTCCTATTCCGGCAGTCGCAGTTATCCCGGTTTCTTTCATTACATTTTTGATCATCTCCTGCGCAAGCTCTCTGGGAGTCTTGTTATATATCCCAAGATACTTGGTAACATCCATAAATACTTCGTCAATAGAATAGACATGGATATCCTCAGGAGAAATGTATCTAAGGTAAATTTGATAAATCTGAGTGCTGAGCTCGATATACCTAGACATTCTTGGAACTGCGGCAATGAAGGAAAGCTTAAGAGATGGGTCTTTATCCAGGGCTTCTTCATCATCGGATTCGCCTGTGAACTTATGCCCCGGGGCTTTGCGCAGCCTTTCTGCATTTATCTCTTTAACTCTTTGAGTAACTTCAAATAGCCTTGCTCTTCCGGGAATTCCAAACTTTTTAAGAGATGGAGAAACTGCAAGACAAATAGTCTTTTCAGTTCTGCTCCTGTCAGCAACCACAAGGTTTGTGGTGAGCGGATTGCGGTCTAAATCCTGACATTCAACAGATGCATAAAAAGACTTAAGATCTATTGCAATATAATAATTTTGACGAACATTAGTTTTGTTTTGCATAATTCTATTTTACAACAAGAGGGCTAAAAATTGCATTTCTTTGCGACTTTTTTGATAAAAGAGTATTATTAAGAGGACTGTTAACATATTTGGAGATGAAAAATGAGAAAAATACTAATTACTAATGACGACGGAATTGAGTCAGATGGCATCAGAAGACTGGCAGAGGCGGCCAAAGAGTTTGGTGAAGTCTGGGTTATAGCACCTGAGAGTCAGAGGAGCGCTGCATCACACAGTATTACACTGCGTCATCCGATAGATGTCCATCCTTATAATTTTTCTGTCGCTGGAGTTCATGCTTATTCATGTACAGGAACACCGGCCGATTGTGTAAGAGTCGGACTTTTAAATATTCTTCCGGAGAGACCTGACGTGATAATGTCCGGAATAAATTTTGGCTATAACGTTGCATGTGATATTCAGTATTCAGCAACCGCAGGAGCAGCCTTTGAGGGAGAGTTTCAGGGAGTGCTTTCTATAGCTTTTTCTGAAGGAGCATCATCTGAGCATGGGGCAACAGATAAGTATCTGAGAGATATCATGGCGGAATTAATTGATAAGCCCTATGTTCAGGGACAGATCTGGAATGTGAATTTCCCCAATTGTAATGGAGATGAGTGTAAAGGAATACTCAGAGACAGAAAGGTTTCCAGAAAGTCCTTTTTTACAGACAGATACAGAGAAGTTGAGGAATTTGCAAATGGCGGTGTGAGCCTCGTTGTGGATGGTGTGTTTAATCCACAGAAAGAAGAGGAAACAGATTACGGCGCAGTTCTTGACCAGTATGTATCTATAGGAATTGTCAGAAATGTTGGATAACACGTAACAAAAGATTTGGCTGTTCGTATATATATGATATAGGTGTCAAAAGTTATGAATGTGAAAATGACTTTGGTAATTATATAGATATTGCTATATGAGGAGGGTATTATGAAGAAAAAAGTATTGGCTGTACTTCTGATTGCTGCAATGCTCACAGGTTGTGGAAATGCTGCAAGTGTAGACACTAATTCATCTGAAAGCACATCAGATCAGGAGGCGGAAACAGTTCAGAATGAGAATAAGACTGATTCTGCAAATTCAGGAACAGACATTGTTCCTATTTCTACTAATGAGTCACTTCTTGGAAGTGAAGAAACGATCTATTATGACCAGGGACTTGTTCCGTCAATTCCAGAATATAAGGTAGAGCAAGGACTTACTAATGTTGTGATACATCCGAGTCTCAGGTACAGGCTCGATATATCAGAAGAGAGTGAATATAATCATCCACAGGCTCTTATTGATAAACTGTCAGAGAATAGTTTTGCTATTATTCCCGGGTATGCTGAAGAATTCTTTGATGTTTATGAAGGAAACAGATACGGTCAGATTCCTAACTTTATCACAGTTGATTCTCTGATGCATACATATCACTTATATTTTGCGCATCTCATGAAGACCTCAGAAAAGACATATCTTGCTGATGAGCTGAAGAGCCTTGGAGCAGATATGCTCAGGCTTTCAGAGGAGCAGTTTGAAGCCCTTAAGGGAACTGAATGGGAGAATGCAGCTCGCAGAAATGTAGCATTTTTCTATATTGGAAGTCTTCTTCAGGATGAGGCAACAGAGATTCCAACAGCAGCTTTAGATGATGAGAGTATCTGCAGGGATGAATATGACAAAATAATGGCAGCTGCAGGAATTGATGATTGTGCGCTTACAGGACTTGTCGAGGACTATAGTCAGTACAAGGTACGCGGATATTACGAGGGAGATGAGCAGCTTGAGAAGTATTTCAGAGCCATGATGTGGTATGGCAGGATCGGATTTGCCCTTGATAATGAAGATATGGTAAAGAGCGCGATTCTCCAGACCTGTGCTCTTAGTACGGTTCAGAATAAATGGGATGGAATATATAAGATCACAAGCTTTTTTGCCGGAGCTTCAGATGATCCGGGCTTTATAGAGTTTAATCAGATACTAACAGACGTTTACGGACAGATTTCTGATGTACAAGGTCTGTCAGCTGATAGTGCTTCGTTAAATGAAGTGATGAATAAAGTCAAAGACCTCAAAATGCCTCAGATCAACTCAGTTCCAGTAGAAGATGGAGACAATCCTGTTATTCCAACCTATAGATTTATGGGACAGAGATTTACAGTAGATGCAGCTATCATGCAAAGGCTTGTATACAGCTCGGTAAAAGAAAATTCGAATGGAGAAAAGAGATATCTTCCTGATGTACTCGATACTCCTGCTGCACTTGGCTCAGATGAAGCGCTGAAAATCCTTGAAGAAAAGGGCGCTACAGACTATGAAGGATACACAGATAATCTGACGATCATGTCTGAGCACTTTAACAATGACGATGCGACGCTTTGGAATGCAAGTCTTTATTCAGGATGGCTCAACACCCTTAGACCACTTTTGGAAGAAAAAGGTCAGGGATATCCTTCATATATGCATAGCAGTGAGTGGAACAAAAAGAATCTCGAAACCTTTGCAGGGTCTTACACAGAGCTCAAACATGACACAGTTCTTTATGCTAAACAGATAATGGCAGAAATGGGTGGTGGCGATGAAGAAGTGCTGGATGACAGAGGATATGTTGACCCACAGCCTGTTGTTTACAGCAGATTCAAATTCCTGTCAGAAAAGACCAAAGAAGGTCTTGATGGTTATGGGATGTTAAGTGATTCATCCAGAGAAAATCTCGATAAGCTTTCGGAAATAGCAGGAACTCTTTTGGCAATATCAGAAAAAGAGCTTAAAAATGAAGAACTTAGCGATGACGACTACGAATTTATCAGAAGCTACGGCGGATATATAGAGCATTTCTGGAGAGAAGCTAATCAGGATAACCTTGATGAAGAGCTCTATGACAGTAATCAGGCGCCATGTGAAGTAGTCACAGATATAGCAACTGATCCAAATGGAACAGTTCTGGAAATTGGTACGGGAAGAGTTGACACTATCTACGTAGTATTTCCTATTGATGGGGAGCTCCATGTTGCAGTGGGTGGTGCATACAGCTTCTATCAGTTTGAAGAGAGCATTGACAATCGTCTTACAGATTCCCAGTGGAGAAATATGATGAAGGGCGGATATCTGGATGACAACTGGGATTGGATTACTGTAGAGAACAAATATGAAAGAGCTGACTGGACAAAGAGCTACAGAGTTGGTGAATGATGAAGAGCTTTTTATTTAAAAAAGTTAACTTTAAGAAGCTACTGCTATCCTTTGGGATAGTAGTAGCTTCTTGCGTTGCAATAAGCGCAGTTTTGGGGTGGGAAAGAAACTTTATTCCGAATTGGGTTAGATGGCAGGAAAAAAGCATTGAACTAAAGTTTGATGAAGATAAGGCAAGATATACAACGGAAATAAAGTCAAAACGTCTGGAAGTAAGAAGCGACAAAGGTGAAAGAACTTTTTTAACAGATGAAAAGCTTAAGATCCAGGACGCTTTAACTACGGATATTGACAGTGATGGAAAGCCTGAAATCATTGCAGTTGTCTGGAAGAAGGGACTATTTGGCAGACACAGACCCTTTTGGATACAGTCTGATGAAAAGACATATTCGCAGCATGTATTTATATATGGAGTTGATGAGAAGGGTACAGTAACTCAGAAATGGTTTGCCTCTGAAACCGGAATCCTTATAAACAGAATGAAACTTATGGAAAAGAATAACAGGATTCTTTTATTTGAGGATATCGATGGTAACTGTACCCTCTGGAAATGGGAGAGTTTTGGGCTTAAGAATATAGAGAATAAGGTCAGTTTTGTAGCCTTTGGAGACAATCTGATACACACTCCGATTTATGAATATGCAAACAGAGCCGAAAAGGGAAAATTTGATTTTCTCTATAAGCCTTTTTTAGATGACATAAAAAGCGCTGATATTGCTGCATTTAATGCAGAGTCTGCTTTAGTAGATGATGCCAGAATGATATCAGGATACCCTTCTTTTGGAGCTCCGACCGCCGTTGGTGATGCTATTGTAAATGCCGGCTTTGACATCGCTGTATGTGCCAATAACCATATTCTTGATAAAGGAATAGGAGAACTTGAATATACCAAAAGGTTCTATGAATCAGAAAATCTAATATGTCCGGGAATTCAGGATAGGAAAGATGTTTCTCTTAGGCCCTATGAACTTATTAGTAGAAACGGTATTTCTTTTGCCATATTTTCATATACCTACGGAACAAATGCAGGGGATATATCAGAGAAATTCCCATATGTAGTTCATTATCTTCCAAAGAGTGATGAAGAACGAAATGAGCTACTCTGGAATTTACAAAGAGCACGAGAAGAAGCAGATATTGTAATGGTTTTTGCTCATTGGGGAGATGAATACCAAGAAGCGGCAAATTCCGGACAGAGAGAAATGGCGGCTCTTTTTGCCAAGGGCGGAGCTGATATAGTCATAGGAAGTCATCCGCATGTAATTCAGGAAGTTGAAGAAATCGAAAGACCTGATGGAGAAAAATGCCTTGTATATTACTCGCTGGGCAATTTTGTAGCGGACCAGGGAATGGAAGCCGGCACAAAGGCTGGAGGAGAGGCAGTCATAAGCTTTGAACATACCTATGATGGGGTAAAAGTTACAGGACATGAGCTAAGAGAAATAACGTCATATTGGAAAGATCTGATAAAAACTAAATAAAATCTAAAAACTTTATTAAAAATTGCAAAATGTAACCAGTGAATAGCACTTTTTGGTAAGCATACTATACGAAAATACTAAATAATTATATTTAGTACAATTGTGTTTAGGGGATTTGCACAAAACAAACTAGTAAAACAGGAGGAAAAGTATAGGTATGCACAAAAGATGGTTGGGGATATCATCGTTTGTTATGGCAGGTCTTTTAACTGTAACAAATGTTGGTACCGGTGTAACACAGGTATTTGCTGCAGAAGCAGCAACTGGTAGCTCACTGGTTGCTGAAGTGGAAGAAGCAGCAGTAGAAGAAAGTTCAGCTGAGACAAGTGTAGAAGATGCTGCTGATGAGGCTTCTTCTGAGGCTTCAGTGGCTGAAGAAGCTACAGAGGAGTCTTCAGATGAATCTGCAAAGGAAGCAACAGATGAGGCTTCAGCTGAAACATCAGCAGAGCCAGCTGAAGAAGAAAATAGTCTTGTTTTCTTTAACAGATGGAATCAGAGTGCCAAGACTTCAGGAAAGCTCGTTTTTTCCAAGCAGTATGAGGAGTATTGCTATGATCTTGGAGAGACAGTTCCAGTAGCTAATGTTAAGGCACTTACTGTAAAAGTTTCTAAACAGGATAAGAACGTTGCAATCAAGCTCTATGACGCAGACATGACTGAGAAGTATGCAAATTATGGCTGTGATAAGAATTGTGAATATGTATTTAATCCTACATATGATGGCAATGTTAGATATATTGGTGTTATGTCAATGGCATCAGGAGAAGCTGAGTACCCATATGGCATCACTATTGACGAGGTTGTTGTTGATAAGCAGGAGACAGAAGCTCCTAAGAACGAGGAGACAATTGTTCTTGAGGGAGATGCGCTTAAGTTTACTGAGGCATGGGAAGGTACTGAAGTAGACGGAGCAACTCTTGAGTTTGACAAAGAGTGGCGTGAGTACAGAGTTTCTCTTGGAAAGACACTTCCGGGACCTGATGTTAAGTCAGTAAAGGTTACATTTGCAGAAGCTAATAAGCAGAGCATCTGCATTAAGACATATGGAGGCGGTACAGAGCTCAAGGCTGACTATGGTAAAAATGGCAGCAAGAGCTACACAACATATCCTAATGTTACAGCTGATGTTGATGCAATTGCTATCATGGCAATGAATGAACAGACATATCCATTTAGCGTAACAGTAGAAAAGATTGAAGTTGTTGTAGATACAACTCCTGCAGAGGACAGACCTCAGGCTGGCGTTGAGTATGATATCGTCGACCTCAGAAAGCCTGTAGCAGAGCTTATGGGTGATGATTTCATCATCGGAACAGCAGCAAGCTACGATGAGTTTGGCGATCCACTTGATATGGAGCTTGTTTACAAGCACTTCAATGGAGTAACTCTTGGTAACGAGCTTAAGCCTGATTCAATGCTCAGAAAAGATGCTGAGATAGTTGATTATGAGCTCAATGGTGAGATGGTTCCATTCCCTGTTCTTGATTTCTCAAGACCTGAGGATCGTCTTGACAGATTCGTTAAGTGGAATGAAGAACATCCTGAAAAGAAAATCCAGGTAAGAGGCCATGTTCTTGTTTGGCATTCACAGACTCCTTCATTCTTCTTCCATGAAGATTATGACACATCCAAGCCTTATGTAACTCCTGACGTAATGAATAAGCGTCTTGAGATCTACATCAGAGAAGTTGCTAAGCACTTCACAGCAGAAGACAGCAAGTACAAAGATCTCTTCTATGGATGGGATGTTGTTAACGAAGCAGTAAGTGATGGAACAGGTACTTACAGAAATGCATCTGAGAGATCAGAGTGGTGGGGAGTTTACGGCTCACAGGAGTTCATCACAAACGCATTCGTATATGCTAACAGATATATGCCTGCTGATATCGCTCTTTTCTATAACGATTATAACGAGACAGTAAGCAGCAAGATGGGTGGTATCTGCCAGCTTCTTAGAGATGTTAAGGCAACACCTGGTGCAAGAATTGATGGTATGGGTATGCAGGCTCACTACCAGATTGCATCCAACAATCCTTCAATGGAGCAGTTCAAGACAGCAGCCAAGGCTTATGCAGCTATCGTTGACCAGGTTCAGGTAACTGAGCTTGACTTCAAGGGTGCTACAAGTGCCAAGGATGACAGACTTGCGGAGAGATACAAAGCAGTTTATGACACAATCAGAAGACTTAGAGAAGACGGCGTAAACTTCACAGGTATGACAATCTGGGGAGTAACAGATAAGCATTCATGGCTCCAGTCATCAAACAATAACGGTGGCGGCGCAGACGGAAGCGCAAGACAGTATCCACTTCTCTTTGATGATTACTACAAGGCTAAGGATTGCTTCTGGGCAATTGCAAATGCCGGAGAACTTGAGCCTGAAGTAAAGTCAATAACACTTGTACAGAATGTAAATAATGATTTCTCAGCTGGTAATGTATATGAGTTTGTTGCTGGCAAGTTTATCCCTATGTGGAGTGAGAATGGCATCGACGTTAAAGTTGTAATAAAAGATACAACAACTGGCCAGGATGATTTCTTTACAGTTTATGCAGATGACGGAACAGGAATCAAATCAGTAGTAGTAAAGAGAGAAGAAGCAACAGAAAATGAAAATGGATACGAGGCAGTAGTAAATGTTCCTGTTGACTTTGAAGCTCTTACAGCTAACAAGGTTAAGTTTGATATTGTAGTTAATGACGGTGATTTCCTTGCTGTATTTAACGACACAACATTTAAGCATGCTCAGTCCAGCAAGTTCTTTGCTGAAACAGTAATTAAGCCACTTGCAGTAGTTAAGAAGGGCACACCTGTTATTGATGGTGAGTTTGATGATGAAGCCTGGAAGACAGCAGATGAGCTTCCTGTAGCTATCAAAGTTGGTGCTAAGGCATCTGCAAGCGCCAAGATCCTTTGGGATGATGAATACCTCTATGTACTTGCTGATGTTAAAGATTCAGTTCTCAACAAGGCATCTTCAGATGCATGGGAGCAGGATTCAGTTGAAATCTTTGTAGATGAGAATAACAACAAGACAAGTACTTATGAAGCAGATGACAAGCAGTACAGAATCAACTTCGAGAATACACACAGCTTTAATGGTACAAAGTGTGTAGAAGAAAACATCAAGTCTGAAGTAGTTGTTACAGAAGATGGCTACAAGATTGAAGCAGCACTTAAGTGGACAGACATAGCTCCTGTAGAAGGTGCTAAGGTAGGCCTTGATATTCAGGTTAACGATGCAGACAACTCAGGCAAGAGAGTAGGAACACTTAACTGGGCTGACAAGACTGGTAATGGCTGGTCATCAACAGAAGTATTTGGAACAATTCTTCTTGCAGATGGATCAGATGTTCCTACACCAGAAGTTCCTACACCAGAGACACCAGAAGAACCTGAAGGAACACTTGTTACCAAGTATGGCAAGACATATGTAGTTACAGCAAATGGCGAGAAACTGACAGGTCTTCAGAAAGTAGATGGCAACATGTACTATTGCAAGGCTGATGGTAAGGTTTCAAAGAATGCATTATTTACATTTGAGGGTGCAGTTTACTGCGCAGGTGCTGATGGTGTTCTTGCAAGAAATGTTAAGCTTGAGAAATATCATAACGAATATTTCTTCGGCGATGATTGCAAGGCGAAGACTGGCTTTGTGACATATGATGGACAGGATTACTTCTGTAAGGACAATGGAAGAGTTGCCAAGGACTATATGATCACAGTTGGTGACAAAAAGTACTACGCAAAGAAAGACGGAACACTTGCTAAGAATGAGCAGATTGTTAAACTGTTCCGCAGATACACATTTGACGAGAACGGTGTTCTTATCAAGACAGAAAAAGGTATTTTCTAATCGTTTTATTTATAGTAAAAATTAATCCCCAGAGGGAGGCAGAGCTTCTGCCTTCCTCTTTTTAAGTCTGTGGTTTTACACTAAACAACGAATTTGTTATACTCTTCATGATGTTTATTAGATGGAGAAATATATGGGCTTTAATTCCTTTACGTTTTTACTTATATTCCTTCCGATTCTTCTTATTGGATGGAACATTTTAAATAAGATAGAGAAATATGCAGTGGCAGATGTATTCCTTATTGGTATGTCACTGTATTTCTATTACACTTTTGGAGCAGGATTTTTACTGGTCCTACTGATCAGCACTTCGGTTAATTACCTGTTAAGCGGCATTTTGGCTTGGAAAGAGCAAAAAGAAATAG
The sequence above is a segment of the Butyrivibrio proteoclasticus B316 genome. Coding sequences within it:
- a CDS encoding Y-family DNA polymerase, yielding MQNKTNVRQNYYIAIDLKSFYASVECQDLDRNPLTTNLVVADRSRTEKTICLAVSPSLKKFGIPGRARLFEVTQRVKEINAERLRKAPGHKFTGESDDEEALDKDPSLKLSFIAAVPRMSRYIELSTQIYQIYLRYISPEDIHVYSIDEVFMDVTKYLGIYNKTPRELAQEMIKNVMKETGITATAGIGTNMYLAKVAMDIVAKHTMPDENGVRMAELDEISYRKLLWDHEPLTDFWRVGRGYTKKLNALGIRTMGDIARCSLGGERDFFNEDILYKQFGINAELLIDHAWGYEPCTMEMVKAYKPDNNSVSQGQVLHCPYTFDKGRIIVKEMAEALAMQLMEEEKVTDQIVLSVGYDIESLNDPEIRKKYHGEIAKDYYGRLVPVHAHGSDNLEEFTNLSSHIIESALRIYDIQVNEALLIRRINIVAAHVLSEADAAREKESSYEQLSLFVDYDKKEQERKEKESKDAKAKALQKATMEIQKKFGKTAIVRGTAYEEGATGLDRAKQIGGHKA
- the surE gene encoding 5'/3'-nucleotidase SurE; its protein translation is MRKILITNDDGIESDGIRRLAEAAKEFGEVWVIAPESQRSAASHSITLRHPIDVHPYNFSVAGVHAYSCTGTPADCVRVGLLNILPERPDVIMSGINFGYNVACDIQYSATAGAAFEGEFQGVLSIAFSEGASSEHGATDKYLRDIMAELIDKPYVQGQIWNVNFPNCNGDECKGILRDRKVSRKSFFTDRYREVEEFANGGVSLVVDGVFNPQKEEETDYGAVLDQYVSIGIVRNVG
- a CDS encoding CapA family protein; translated protein: MMKSFLFKKVNFKKLLLSFGIVVASCVAISAVLGWERNFIPNWVRWQEKSIELKFDEDKARYTTEIKSKRLEVRSDKGERTFLTDEKLKIQDALTTDIDSDGKPEIIAVVWKKGLFGRHRPFWIQSDEKTYSQHVFIYGVDEKGTVTQKWFASETGILINRMKLMEKNNRILLFEDIDGNCTLWKWESFGLKNIENKVSFVAFGDNLIHTPIYEYANRAEKGKFDFLYKPFLDDIKSADIAAFNAESALVDDARMISGYPSFGAPTAVGDAIVNAGFDIAVCANNHILDKGIGELEYTKRFYESENLICPGIQDRKDVSLRPYELISRNGISFAIFSYTYGTNAGDISEKFPYVVHYLPKSDEERNELLWNLQRAREEADIVMVFAHWGDEYQEAANSGQREMAALFAKGGADIVIGSHPHVIQEVEEIERPDGEKCLVYYSLGNFVADQGMEAGTKAGGEAVISFEHTYDGVKVTGHELREITSYWKDLIKTK
- a CDS encoding DUF3160 domain-containing protein gives rise to the protein MKKKVLAVLLIAAMLTGCGNAASVDTNSSESTSDQEAETVQNENKTDSANSGTDIVPISTNESLLGSEETIYYDQGLVPSIPEYKVEQGLTNVVIHPSLRYRLDISEESEYNHPQALIDKLSENSFAIIPGYAEEFFDVYEGNRYGQIPNFITVDSLMHTYHLYFAHLMKTSEKTYLADELKSLGADMLRLSEEQFEALKGTEWENAARRNVAFFYIGSLLQDEATEIPTAALDDESICRDEYDKIMAAAGIDDCALTGLVEDYSQYKVRGYYEGDEQLEKYFRAMMWYGRIGFALDNEDMVKSAILQTCALSTVQNKWDGIYKITSFFAGASDDPGFIEFNQILTDVYGQISDVQGLSADSASLNEVMNKVKDLKMPQINSVPVEDGDNPVIPTYRFMGQRFTVDAAIMQRLVYSSVKENSNGEKRYLPDVLDTPAALGSDEALKILEEKGATDYEGYTDNLTIMSEHFNNDDATLWNASLYSGWLNTLRPLLEEKGQGYPSYMHSSEWNKKNLETFAGSYTELKHDTVLYAKQIMAEMGGGDEEVLDDRGYVDPQPVVYSRFKFLSEKTKEGLDGYGMLSDSSRENLDKLSEIAGTLLAISEKELKNEELSDDDYEFIRSYGGYIEHFWREANQDNLDEELYDSNQAPCEVVTDIATDPNGTVLEIGTGRVDTIYVVFPIDGELHVAVGGAYSFYQFEESIDNRLTDSQWRNMMKGGYLDDNWDWITVENKYERADWTKSYRVGE
- a CDS encoding aldo/keto reductase, which gives rise to MEYRQNRNGEPISILGYGCMRFTTNGLGIDIDKTEKEIMKAYEMGVNYFDTAYVYSGSEAALGEILERNGIREKVNIATKLPQYLVGSRAALDKYFDEELKRLRTTYVDYYLMHHMTALNQWDKLERVGIREWVEEKKKSGQIRNIGFSYHGNTEDFIGILDSYDWDFCQIQYNYMDEHSQAGRKGLEYAAKKGIPVVIMEPLRGGKLVNLLPNKAKELIRAQDTGYTPAEYGLRWLWNQPEVTCVLSGMNSIEMVEENCRIASDAKAGSFTQADFELIDQVKKIISESELVGCTGCRYCMPCPKGVDIPALFRVYNMTALESKSAARFEYAQTVGLKKEPAFATQCIECGKCEQHCPQSIPIRKMIKEADKVVRPLPYKIGIDIVRKFMLRG